In bacterium, the following proteins share a genomic window:
- a CDS encoding aspartate carbamoyltransferase catalytic subunit: METTPLPTATPVSRHLLGIRGMSRRDLFLYLDTARTFREVLERPVRNLPTLRGVQVVNSFFENSTRTRISFELAEKRLGADVLNFAAGGSSVSKGETLLDTIRNLEAMKIDAVVMRHSAPGAPWFLADRINSVVINAGDGAHEHPTQALLDLYTLREKFHVLEGLRVTLVGDISHSRVAMSNLFALQTAGAIPAVCGPKTMIPRAIEDLGIIVYDRIEEAIENSDALNILRIQHERAAGAAIPSIREYRLHYGVNKRRLALAKKPLTIMHPGPINRGVEIDHDVADGEHSVILEQVTNGVAVRMAILFLLCRGIQHV; encoded by the coding sequence ATGGAAACGACTCCGCTTCCCACTGCAACCCCGGTCAGTCGCCATTTACTTGGCATTCGCGGGATGAGCCGACGCGATCTCTTCTTGTATCTCGACACCGCCCGCACCTTCCGCGAAGTGTTGGAACGTCCGGTTCGGAATTTGCCTACCTTGCGCGGCGTACAAGTCGTCAATTCCTTTTTTGAGAATTCGACTCGCACTCGTATCAGCTTTGAATTGGCTGAGAAGCGGTTAGGAGCTGACGTCTTGAATTTTGCCGCCGGTGGTAGCAGTGTATCAAAAGGCGAGACCCTGCTCGATACGATTCGTAATCTCGAAGCGATGAAAATCGATGCCGTCGTGATGCGCCATTCCGCCCCCGGAGCGCCATGGTTCCTCGCCGACCGGATCAACAGCGTGGTCATCAATGCCGGCGATGGCGCTCACGAACACCCCACTCAAGCGCTGCTCGACCTCTACACCTTACGGGAGAAGTTTCATGTCTTGGAAGGTTTGCGCGTAACGCTGGTCGGCGATATTTCCCATAGTCGCGTCGCTATGTCGAATCTCTTTGCCCTGCAGACCGCCGGTGCGATTCCCGCCGTTTGTGGTCCTAAGACGATGATACCGCGCGCTATTGAGGATTTGGGTATCATCGTGTATGACCGAATCGAAGAAGCGATTGAGAATAGCGATGCATTGAATATTCTACGGATCCAACACGAGCGGGCGGCGGGTGCGGCAATCCCGTCGATTCGTGAGTACCGCTTACATTACGGTGTGAACAAACGTCGTTTAGCGTTGGCGAAAAAACCGTTAACCATTATGCATCCAGGCCCCATCAACCGCGGGGTCGAAATCGATCACGATGTCGCCGATGGCGAACATAGCGTAATCTTGGAACAAGTCACCAATGGCGTCGCCGTACGGATGGCGATCCTCTTTTTACTCTGCCGGGGGATACAACATGTCTAA
- a CDS encoding 3-hydroxyacyl-CoA dehydrogenase NAD-binding domain-containing protein: protein MAESLKDILGVVPEVQTEEVTPGTLGRIGVIGGGLMGRGIAWTAAAKGIDVVLIEQDDESLKRSLKALSDELDFEISRWGMTNSDKRAILARIKGNTDLDALANEHVVIEAIVETLDAKKLLFRKLDALLQGDAIVVSNTSTLSLTEIASVTQRADHCIGMHFLNPVAKMPVVEIVRGLKTSQETFAFVQKFAQRLGKQVVEVYESPGYVTTRVILPMLNEAMYTLMEGVASAEGIDTALRLGYGLNIGPLQLADTIGLDEVLVWLEQLFRDLGDLKYRPCPLLKKLVRAGNLGKKTGRGFFAYDEHGRVLSS from the coding sequence ATGGCGGAATCACTGAAGGACATCCTGGGGGTTGTACCGGAAGTACAGACAGAAGAAGTGACACCGGGTACCTTGGGGAGGATCGGTGTAATCGGCGGCGGTTTGATGGGTCGCGGGATCGCTTGGACGGCGGCGGCAAAAGGAATCGACGTTGTATTGATCGAGCAGGACGACGAATCGCTCAAACGGAGTTTGAAAGCGTTAAGCGACGAACTCGATTTCGAGATTTCGCGCTGGGGAATGACGAATTCGGACAAACGGGCAATTCTCGCTCGCATAAAAGGAAATACCGACCTCGATGCGTTGGCGAACGAACATGTTGTCATCGAAGCAATTGTCGAGACGCTTGATGCCAAGAAATTGTTGTTTCGAAAGCTCGATGCGCTATTGCAAGGGGATGCAATAGTTGTTTCCAATACGTCGACTTTATCGCTGACGGAAATTGCTTCGGTCACACAACGCGCAGACCATTGTATCGGAATGCACTTCTTGAATCCGGTCGCAAAAATGCCGGTTGTCGAAATTGTTCGTGGTTTAAAAACCAGTCAGGAAACTTTCGCTTTCGTTCAGAAGTTTGCCCAACGATTAGGAAAGCAAGTTGTCGAAGTGTACGAGTCTCCCGGCTATGTAACCACCCGTGTCATTTTACCGATGCTCAACGAGGCGATGTACACTTTAATGGAAGGAGTTGCCTCGGCTGAAGGAATTGATACCGCACTTCGGCTTGGTTACGGTTTGAATATCGGTCCGTTGCAACTGGCCGACACCATCGGGCTCGACGAAGTATTAGTTTGGCTCGAACAATTGTTCCGCGATTTAGGCGATTTAAAGTACCGTCCCTGTCCGCTCTTGAAAAAGCTGGTGCGAGCAGGTAACTTAGGCAAGAAAACTGGACGAGGTTTCTTCGCTTACGACGAACATGGCCGCGTCCTAAGCAGTTGA
- the pyrR gene encoding bifunctional pyr operon transcriptional regulator/uracil phosphoribosyltransferase PyrR, translated as MAANTILDAQAVERTVRRLAHEVIEKNANSGEIAIVGIQTRGVPLANRLAKLIGEIEGRPVPLGYIDVTLFRDDYRTTLKSEVPQGNSLSFSVNDKNIILVDDVLFTGRTIRAAIDELMSFGRPKRIQLLVLVDRGHRQLPIRADYVGKNLPTNADDKVKVKMLEVDGIDEVVLKKQEEN; from the coding sequence ATGGCGGCAAACACCATTCTTGATGCCCAAGCGGTCGAACGCACAGTCCGGCGGCTCGCACACGAAGTCATCGAGAAAAATGCAAACTCGGGTGAAATTGCAATTGTTGGAATTCAAACCCGCGGCGTTCCACTGGCAAACCGATTGGCTAAACTCATCGGAGAAATCGAAGGGCGTCCAGTACCGCTCGGATACATCGACGTTACGCTGTTTCGCGACGACTATCGCACTACACTAAAAAGCGAAGTTCCACAGGGAAATTCGCTTTCTTTTTCAGTCAACGATAAAAACATTATCCTCGTCGACGATGTGTTGTTCACCGGACGGACGATTCGCGCTGCCATTGACGAGTTAATGAGCTTCGGTCGTCCGAAGCGCATTCAACTGCTGGTATTAGTCGATCGCGGCCATCGTCAGTTGCCGATTCGCGCCGATTATGTCGGGAAAAACCTTCCCACCAATGCTGACGACAAAGTAAAAGTCAAGATGTTGGAAGTCGATGGCATCGACGAAGTCGTCCTTAAGAAGCAGGAGGAGAACTAA
- a CDS encoding 2-oxoglutarate ferredoxin oxidoreductase subunit beta: MSFDYGQYIRMEKMPFLWCPGCGIGIVAKALYKAFSELGWKNEDIAMVSGIGCTSRITGYTKANTLHTTHGRALSFATGIKMVRPDKHVVSMAGDGDTLAIGGNHFIHACRRNIDITVIIVNNHIYGMTGGQFSPTTPQGAYAATAPYGNIEPGFDVAELAKASGATYVARCTVANGVMMERLIRNGLAHHGFSVIEVIANCHTQFGRRNRMPDAWQMIDDIKDRTVALQKAEKMSPEELVGKFVVGELYKANRPEYTDEYERLRERALAKQAAKKGA, from the coding sequence ATGAGTTTCGATTATGGTCAATATATTCGTATGGAGAAAATGCCGTTCCTCTGGTGTCCGGGTTGCGGAATCGGTATTGTCGCAAAGGCGCTCTACAAAGCTTTTTCCGAACTCGGGTGGAAGAACGAAGATATCGCGATGGTCTCCGGCATCGGTTGTACGTCGAGGATAACCGGTTACACCAAAGCGAATACGCTGCACACAACACACGGCAGAGCGTTATCATTTGCGACCGGTATCAAAATGGTGCGTCCCGATAAACATGTCGTTTCGATGGCGGGCGACGGTGACACTTTAGCTATCGGTGGCAATCACTTCATCCATGCCTGTCGACGTAATATCGACATCACCGTTATAATTGTAAATAATCATATTTATGGCATGACCGGCGGTCAATTCTCCCCGACGACGCCACAGGGAGCCTATGCGGCGACTGCACCCTACGGAAATATCGAACCGGGATTCGATGTCGCCGAGTTGGCAAAAGCGTCGGGAGCTACTTACGTTGCCCGCTGCACTGTTGCCAATGGCGTCATGATGGAACGCTTGATCCGAAACGGGCTTGCCCATCACGGTTTCTCAGTCATCGAAGTGATTGCGAATTGTCACACCCAATTCGGACGGCGAAACCGGATGCCGGATGCGTGGCAGATGATTGACGATATCAAAGATCGCACAGTCGCGCTACAAAAAGCCGAGAAAATGTCGCCGGAAGAGTTGGTCGGAAAATTTGTTGTCGGTGAATTGTACAAAGCGAATCGACCCGAATACACCGACGAATACGAGCGGTTACGCGAACGCGCACTTGCCAAGCAAGCTGCGAAGAAGGGAGCGTAA
- a CDS encoding 2-oxoacid:acceptor oxidoreductase family protein: MRDWTHYEVRFGAVGGQGVILAGAILADAAVFYEGLQAVQSPQYTPQVRGGATKVDVIIDTKEIIYPQSDLLDFFLSMSQRAYDRYVIDTKPEGMILIEPSLVNNYAKAPAKVYAMPIIALTKKEVGKMVMSSVVALGAMVAMSKVVEEDSIRKAVLKNAPKGTEQLNLKALSIGLEWGEKMLKEGPVYVPSN, encoded by the coding sequence ATGAGAGACTGGACCCATTACGAAGTGAGATTTGGTGCAGTCGGCGGTCAGGGCGTTATCCTTGCCGGTGCAATTTTAGCTGATGCTGCAGTGTTCTACGAAGGACTACAAGCAGTGCAATCGCCGCAGTACACCCCGCAAGTGCGTGGTGGCGCGACGAAAGTCGACGTCATCATCGACACCAAGGAAATTATCTATCCGCAAAGTGATTTGCTCGACTTCTTTTTAAGCATGTCGCAGCGCGCATACGACCGTTACGTAATCGACACCAAACCGGAAGGAATGATTTTAATCGAGCCTTCACTGGTGAACAACTACGCGAAAGCTCCGGCGAAAGTTTATGCGATGCCGATTATTGCGTTGACGAAAAAGGAAGTCGGGAAGATGGTGATGTCCTCGGTCGTTGCGCTAGGCGCAATGGTCGCAATGTCCAAAGTCGTTGAAGAGGATTCGATCCGGAAAGCGGTTCTGAAAAATGCTCCAAAGGGTACCGAGCAGCTCAATCTCAAAGCATTGAGCATCGGTCTCGAGTGGGGCGAAAAGATGCTGAAAGAAGGACCGGTCTACGTTCCCTCGAACTAA
- a CDS encoding 2-oxoacid:acceptor oxidoreductase subunit alpha produces MPTPVRFYQGNEIVAHAAIAAGCKFYAGYPITPSSEIAAEMSKLLPLNGGSFIQMEDEIAAMGAVIGGSLAGAKSLTASSGPGISLKQEHIGFACIAEVPVVIVNVMRGGPSTGLPTAPSQSDIMQSRWGTHGDHPIIALTPAFPMEIFTETVRAFNLSEQFRTPVLLLLDEVIGHLSTGLALPSADELEIIDRIPPSVPPDEYYPYDVSKGDVPPMANYFEGYNFHVTGLSHDRTGFPSNNPDLVHEDQVRQHRKIDANIHKIEKWEEFQLDDAEIGIFAFGTSGRAAMDAVNRARAEGIKVGLLRPLTIWPFPDRAINEKLGKMKTIIVPEMNLGQSILEVRRVLGPKFDIRGVHKVGGVPIHPREVLAAIREAAK; encoded by the coding sequence GTGCCAACTCCGGTACGGTTCTATCAAGGAAATGAAATTGTCGCTCACGCTGCAATCGCTGCGGGGTGCAAATTCTACGCCGGATATCCGATTACACCATCTTCGGAAATCGCGGCCGAAATGTCAAAATTACTACCGCTAAACGGTGGCAGTTTTATTCAAATGGAAGACGAGATTGCTGCAATGGGTGCCGTGATCGGCGGCTCGTTGGCTGGTGCGAAGTCGTTAACAGCGTCGTCCGGACCAGGAATTTCGCTGAAACAAGAGCATATCGGATTTGCTTGTATCGCGGAAGTCCCGGTAGTAATTGTGAATGTGATGCGCGGTGGACCCTCGACCGGATTGCCTACAGCACCATCGCAATCCGATATCATGCAATCCCGTTGGGGAACTCATGGCGACCATCCGATTATCGCATTGACGCCCGCGTTCCCGATGGAAATCTTTACTGAAACCGTCCGTGCCTTTAATCTATCGGAACAGTTTCGTACGCCGGTGCTGCTTTTACTCGATGAAGTGATCGGTCACTTGTCGACCGGTTTGGCGTTACCTTCCGCCGACGAGTTGGAAATCATTGACCGGATTCCGCCGTCGGTTCCACCTGATGAGTACTACCCCTACGATGTTAGTAAAGGCGATGTTCCGCCGATGGCGAATTATTTTGAAGGGTACAATTTTCACGTCACCGGACTCTCGCATGACCGAACCGGTTTTCCCTCAAACAATCCCGACTTAGTACATGAAGATCAAGTGCGGCAACATCGAAAGATCGATGCGAATATTCACAAGATCGAGAAGTGGGAAGAGTTTCAGTTAGACGATGCAGAAATCGGTATCTTTGCCTTCGGTACTTCAGGTCGTGCGGCGATGGATGCCGTTAACCGTGCTCGAGCCGAAGGAATCAAAGTAGGCCTCTTGCGACCTTTAACAATTTGGCCGTTCCCCGATCGCGCTATCAACGAAAAACTGGGTAAGATGAAAACCATTATCGTTCCCGAAATGAATCTCGGACAATCGATTTTGGAGGTTCGTCGCGTTCTCGGTCCTAAGTTTGATATCCGTGGAGTCCACAAAGTCGGTGGAGTTCCGATTCATCCCCGCGAAGTGTTAGCGGCAATCCGGGAGGCGGCAAAATGA
- the ndk gene encoding nucleoside-diphosphate kinase, whose protein sequence is MERTLCIIKPDAFAGNHVGDILHIVERENFKILGLRALQLTQAQAEAFYAVHTERPFFGSLVKFMTSGPVVVVALAREEAVTHWRKVIGATNPANAEPGTIRKLFALSMEANAVHGSDSVENGIIETDFFFKDFGYFQ, encoded by the coding sequence ATGGAACGTACGTTATGTATTATCAAACCCGACGCATTTGCGGGCAACCATGTCGGGGACATTCTCCACATTGTCGAGCGGGAGAATTTCAAGATTTTAGGGCTTCGGGCATTACAATTAACGCAAGCGCAAGCTGAAGCGTTTTACGCCGTTCATACCGAACGTCCGTTTTTCGGTTCGTTGGTGAAGTTCATGACTTCAGGTCCGGTAGTTGTTGTAGCTTTAGCGCGGGAAGAGGCGGTAACGCATTGGCGAAAAGTCATCGGCGCGACGAATCCAGCCAATGCTGAACCCGGCACAATTCGCAAGCTATTTGCATTATCGATGGAAGCGAATGCGGTACACGGCAGCGATTCGGTGGAAAACGGCATCATCGAAACCGATTTCTTTTTTAAAGATTTTGGATATTTTCAATAA